TTTAAAGTCACATCGAAAGAAGGCAGCTTATCTAATATTTCAGCTGCTACCGCCCCATCTCCTGGGAGCGCATCCGAGCAGGTCACCCTAGAGCCTTTAATTCAATTAGAGTCTAGCCGAGGCTGTGTGGGGACCGGACGCTGTGATCAAGAAGGTCAAATTAACTCCGGTCAGAAAATTCGAGAAGCGTTTCGAGTCATTTCCCGATCTATTAACTTAAATGTTGCCCTAGGCTCACAATTGAATCGAATTGAGCGGGTAGATGCCACTAGTGCGTTTTCAGACATGCCCAATATCAACCCCGTTATTGCTGGGACCCAAAACGCGGACTTCCTGTTTACCCAAGCATCTTCTTCTTCTCAAGTGATCGTTAATTCCGTTCCAGACCTATCAGAAGAAGACGAAGACCCTCCTGCTCCACCGCCTCAAACCCAATATGGACTCTTCTCCCAAGGAGGCGAAGAGTTAGCAGATACCCGAGGAGAATCGGGTGAAGCAATTAAAACGGCAGTCAATCAACTGCATGACACTCTGAAATTATTGTTGGCCCGCAAAACCCTCGATCTGACCGTTAACGATTTTTCTTCGAGAGTGGGGGCAATGGTGGCGTTGGAAGCCACTGATGATGAAAAACCTCAAGTCCTAGCCCAACAATGTACGACCCGAGCGCCTTGGACTCGGAAAGATAGCTCATCCCTATCTTCCTTTGAGAAGCAAGGGCAAGTCGTCCAGATTGCCAAAGGACAACATATCCAATATCGAGTGCGTAACTACAGCGATACCCCGCTCTATTGGCTAGTCTTGGGCGTTGATACTCGCACCCAGTTCTTCTCCATTTATTCGCCAGAGGCTCTGTTAGACAGGTCTACTAGTCAAGACTTCATTGCCCCTAAAGAGTCGCTAGCCGTGCCATTCCCAAACAATGAGTATGTCGTTCGAGGACCGGAAGGGATAGCAACCACCTACATTATTGTGAGCCGAACTCCGTTTGAGAAAGGATTAGATGCAATAGCCAGCAAAATCCGCCAATCTTCAAGTAATACATCCCCTGTGGTAGCTCGTTTGGTCAATCCATTAGAAGTGACCCAACAAGTGTTACAAGATTTGCATGATGGCAGCACGCCAATGGCCGAGCAAATGGGGATTGAATCTGATAACAACTGGGTTTGGGATGTCGATCAGTGGGCGACGTTTCAGTTTACCCATGAGGTGATCTAGAGAACCAGGCTTACCGCATTGTGAGAATGAGAATGACCTATTCCCCAGGGTTATATCATTCTAAAAATATCCATCAGTATGTCTAGCGATTGCTCACAGCACCGTTTTGGCCTTATAGCTCCTACTAAAAGCCCAGCTTTACCCCTGTTGGGATTAAGTTTTGGTTGAGAGCTTGTGCGATCACATACCAGGTATC
The Acaryochloris marina S15 genome window above contains:
- a CDS encoding caspase family protein translates to MALTRRALLRKTSLVLAGLGLSDLSLWKFADQYQQVLAQPTSRKLALLVGINQYRELGKQAKLKGCLTDLELQRELLVHRFGFHPDDIVILKNKQATYKNIEAAFTTHLIEQSRPQDCVIFHFSGYGCLLSPYINTASEAKTPLPSKVLLPFDSDIQHSDQSPAIENALLQEQLALWFRSLNTQQSLCVLDAGFTYPGKALLGNLRVRSQPSIQQKTDLPGDREQQEKLLNQSQRRPSSSELILLASQRPQTAVEAQWHDFSSGLFTYALTQHLWQSSPSQKFSASFNRVVSDVEHQVGRVQQPSLSGQTGSSVLTGLSLGTNADGVVTDVEDNGEEVTLWLGGVLPQVVEYYEATTCFKVTSKEGSLSNISAATAPSPGSASEQVTLEPLIQLESSRGCVGTGRCDQEGQINSGQKIREAFRVISRSINLNVALGSQLNRIERVDATSAFSDMPNINPVIAGTQNADFLFTQASSSSQVIVNSVPDLSEEDEDPPAPPPQTQYGLFSQGGEELADTRGESGEAIKTAVNQLHDTLKLLLARKTLDLTVNDFSSRVGAMVALEATDDEKPQVLAQQCTTRAPWTRKDSSSLSSFEKQGQVVQIAKGQHIQYRVRNYSDTPLYWLVLGVDTRTQFFSIYSPEALLDRSTSQDFIAPKESLAVPFPNNEYVVRGPEGIATTYIIVSRTPFEKGLDAIASKIRQSSSNTSPVVARLVNPLEVTQQVLQDLHDGSTPMAEQMGIESDNNWVWDVDQWATFQFTHEVI